The nucleotide sequence AGCGTATCTCGTATGTGGTGCGCTATTCCCTCCGGGTCGTCCGTGACTTGTGCAGAGCTGACAAAGCTTAATGGTTCGTAACCCTGTTCCATTAAATATTCGCGCATCCAGGCTTGGCGCTGTTCCATCGTTTGAACCATCTCAAGTAAGTTGGGACTGGCCTGCCGCAGAGGCTCGTCGCCAAGGGTGCGGAAGTAGGGGATGGGTAGTTGCTCCTGTGGTGGTTCAGAAAGGAACAAGTATCCAAGGGGGGTAGACGTCGCTTTCGCAAACGCTTCAAGCTGACGAAGCGTCGGTCGGCTCTCGCCCTGCAGCCACTCGGACAGCTTCGGAAACCTAAGTTTGACCGCCTCAGGATTACTGGACCGCTCCAATGCCCAACTAAGGACTGATTCCCTTACGGCAACCTCTGTCATGCATGAACATCCTTTCGCATATCGGATTTAAATTACACCACATACAAGTCTTATGCGGTTCTAAGTTGCAGCAGCATATTTCAGGTTAGAGATCACAGACTGTGACCTCAATTTCTGCCCCGTATGAGAAAGATTCAAGACTTGATGCATTTCAAGGGGATGATTACCCTCTTATCAGCCATAACCCAGCTCCTTCAGGTTCTTCTTAATGATACCCTCCAACTTTGCGCTCTCCGCGAATTGCTTTTCCAGTTGCTTTGTCAGCCGCGTCATTTTTTCTTCAAACGGCTCGCCACCCGCCTCCTGCGCTTCTGCGCCCACATAGCGTCCTGGTGTGAGCACGTAGCCGTGCTTCCGAATTTCCTCGATTTTAGCACTCTTGCAGAAGCCAGGGATGTCTTTGTATTCCCCCTCACCCTGACCCTCTCCCGCGAGGGGAGAGGGAGAAATTTTTTCGCCACGCCAGGCGTGATAGGTATTAGCGATTTTGGCGATCTCTTCGTCGGTCAACTCGCGATGGGTGCGGTCCACCATGCGGCCGAGTTTGCGGGCGTCGATGAAGAGTATTTCACCCCGGCGGTCACGGAATCGTTCACCCCCACCCCGACCCTCCCCCATCGATGGGGAGGGAGATTTTCCGGATTTGTCACGTGCAAGGAACCAGAGACAGGCTGGAATCTGTGTCGAATAAAAGAGCTGGCCCGGGAGTGCTACCATACAGTCAACGAGGTCTGCCTCGATGATGTTCCTACGAATCTCGCCTTCGCCGGACTGGTTCGAGGACATTGATCCGTTGGCAAGAACGAATCCGGCTAAACCCATTGGCGCCAGGTGGTGGATGATATGCTGTACCCAGGCGAAGTTGGCATTACCAACGGGCGGGACGCCGTACTTCCAGCGCTTGTCATTGCGAAGCAGTTCGCCTCGCCAGTCACTCACGTTAAAGGGTGGATTAGCGAGTATATAATCTGCCTTTAAGTCGGGAAAGCGATCGTTATGGAAACTGTCACCATGGGCGATCTGGCCGTCGATGCCTCGGATAGCCAGGTTCATGCGCGCCAATCGCCAGGTGGTGTAGTTTGATTCCTGACCGTAGATACTGATATCACTCCTTACCTTGCCGCCGTTGCCGTTGCTGTTAGCATGAGCCTGTATGAATTCAACGGACTGGACGAACATGCCGGAGGACCCACAGCAAGGGTCATACACACGTCCTTTATACGGTTCCAGCATCTCAACCAGTAAACGTACTATACAGCGTGGGGTGTAGAATTCTCCACCCTTCTTCCCTTCGGCGCTGGCGAACTCGGAGAGGAAATACTCGTAGACCCGGCCTAGAATGTCCTTGGAGCGGTTATCCGTATAGCCTACGCTGATGTTGCTAATGAGGTCGATAAGTTGGCCAAGCCTTTGTTTGTCGAGAGCAGGGCGGGCATAGTCTTTTGGCAAAACGCCTTTGAGTGAAGGGTTGTCTCGCTCGATGCCGGCCATTGCATCGTCTACGAGTTGTCCGATTGTAGACTGCTTTGCTTGAGCCTTGAGGTGAGACCAGCGCGCCTCGGGTGGCACCCAAAAGATATTCAAGGCCCGATACTCGTCCGGGTCTTCGGGGTCTGCACCCTGTACGCGCTCTTTTTCGAGCTTGGTGTGGTGTTCTTCGAAAGCGTCTGAAATGTATTTTAAGAAAATAAGGCCAAGGACAACATGCTTGTACTCGGCGGCGTCCATGCTACCGCGCAGGGCATCGGCGGCCTTCCAGAGCTTGGCTTCAAAACCGAGGTTGGCAGCAGTGTCGTTCTTCTTGCTCGAACTCCTTGCCATCATATCCTCTCTTAACCTCTCGATAAAAGTGATTATCAGGATGTCCGGGGCAGGGTTAATTAATTATTAAACACGTGAATAAAAGTTTCTATATTCCAGAGAGAGAGGTTTTTATTTGAAACTATAAATTAAAACGTCATTTCAGGTCAATAGTTTTATTTAAGGAACAATGGGCAAAGGTGCTTCTGGATCGAGTTTGCATTTACAAGTCGTCCGGTTTTAAACCTGTTACTTTTGCAATACGGGCAAGCATACGTGATCCTATTTCCTCATTGTCATGAAATGCAAAGACTACATCCGGCCAGCCAGGTCGAGAGAGTGTGCGATGTGAGCCGGATTGACGTTTGATACCCCAGCCGATGCGTAGAAGTGCTGCGAGTACGCGTTTAGCTTTTGTAGAGGGCCATTGAGTCATGCCGTGGCAAATGTTACGCTCACGGAATCAGGGGCAATCTCTCCATGTTCAAGCCGATCGGCAACTACACGGAGGGCTAAAGCCTGAACCTTAGCTTTGGCCTCATTTGGAGTTTGGCCATAAGCCAGCACCCCAGGAAGCTCTATCACTTCGGCTATCCAGCGGCCGTCT is from Thermodesulfobacteriota bacterium and encodes:
- a CDS encoding class I SAM-dependent DNA methyltransferase; this encodes MARSSSKKNDTAANLGFEAKLWKAADALRGSMDAAEYKHVVLGLIFLKYISDAFEEHHTKLEKERVQGADPEDPDEYRALNIFWVPPEARWSHLKAQAKQSTIGQLVDDAMAGIERDNPSLKGVLPKDYARPALDKQRLGQLIDLISNISVGYTDNRSKDILGRVYEYFLSEFASAEGKKGGEFYTPRCIVRLLVEMLEPYKGRVYDPCCGSSGMFVQSVEFIQAHANSNGNGGKVRSDISIYGQESNYTTWRLARMNLAIRGIDGQIAHGDSFHNDRFPDLKADYILANPPFNVSDWRGELLRNDKRWKYGVPPVGNANFAWVQHIIHHLAPMGLAGFVLANGSMSSNQSGEGEIRRNIIEADLVDCMVALPGQLFYSTQIPACLWFLARDKSGKSPSPSMGEGRGGGERFRDRRGEILFIDARKLGRMVDRTHRELTDEEIAKIANTYHAWRGEKISPSPLAGEGQGEGEYKDIPGFCKSAKIEEIRKHGYVLTPGRYVGAEAQEAGGEPFEEKMTRLTKQLEKQFAESAKLEGIIKKNLKELGYG
- a CDS encoding type II toxin-antitoxin system HicA family toxin yields the protein MTQWPSTKAKRVLAALLRIGWGIKRQSGSHRTLSRPGWPDVVFAFHDNEEIGSRMLARIAKVTGLKPDDL
- a CDS encoding type II toxin-antitoxin system HicB family antitoxin, yielding MNFVVELEQEADGRWIAEVIELPGVLAYGQTPNEAKAKVQALALRVVADRLEHGEIAPDSVSVTFATA